One Salvelinus namaycush isolate Seneca chromosome 29, SaNama_1.0, whole genome shotgun sequence genomic region harbors:
- the si:dkey-177p2.6 gene encoding cell division cycle-associated protein 4 isoform X1 — MGQRDIVSYETSVRRKSRIRTASTMCRVDVECAVKGPEQHGNAIPSSRYMVGRGVKRKLSDCEDQMLDLPYPQQRQLVLDLCLDKLQSCQRRAEPSLHRSVLLANTLRQIQREMRQEGGPHPESSPPAPATPRHSPDLPPVPSDRPSTPVAALSSSLLCDDAQSTCTELPKGPGSEDGGKSPDLMFGSFEITNSTSYLTDLQLDDIFEDIDTSMYDPSDFSVLACPPPRGSSGASLGNDYNLKAFSTCTTSSSTLQMCLNDLDHIMEILVRS, encoded by the exons ATGGGCCAACGTGATATTGTATCCTACGAGACGTCGGTGAGAAGAAAAAGCAGAATTCGAACTGCCTCAACAATGTGTCGTGTGGATGTGGAGTGTGCCGTGAAAGGACCTGAACAACATGGAAATGCCATCCCTTCGTCAAG GTACATGGTGGGCCGTGGGGTGAAACGTAAGCTTAGTGACTGTGAGGATCAGATGCTGGACCTGCCCTACCCCCAGCAGAGGCAGCTGGTGCTGGACCTGTGCCTGGATAAACTCCAGAGTTGCCAGCGCCGAGCTGAACCCAGCCTGCACCGCTCGGTGTTGCTGGCTAACACTCTGCGCCAGATTCAACGGGAGATGAGGCAGGAGGGAGGCCCGCATCCTGAGTCCTCCCCTCCAGCCCCCGCCACACCGCGCCACTCCCCGGATCTGCCGCCCGTGCCCTCGGACCGTCCCTCCACCCCAGTGGCCGCGCTCTCATCCTCACTGCTGTGTGACGACGCACAGTCAACCTGCACAGAGCTCCCCAAGGGACCGGGGTCGGAGGACGGCGGCAAGTCGCCGGATCTGATGTTTGGATCCTTTGAAATAACCAACTCCACCAGCTACTTGACGGACCTGCAGCTGGATGACATTTTTGAGGACATTGATACATCTATGTACGACCCGTCAGACTTCTCTGTTCTGGCCTGCCCGCCTCCCAGAGGGAGCAGCGGAGCCTCCTTGGGGAATGACTATAACCTCAAGGCATTCTCCACCTGCACCACCTCCAGCAGCACTCTGCAGATGTGTCTCAACGACCTCGACCACATCATGGAGATCCTGGTGCGCTCTTGA
- the si:dkey-177p2.6 gene encoding SERTA domain-containing protein 2 isoform X2, with protein sequence MVGRGVKRKLSDCEDQMLDLPYPQQRQLVLDLCLDKLQSCQRRAEPSLHRSVLLANTLRQIQREMRQEGGPHPESSPPAPATPRHSPDLPPVPSDRPSTPVAALSSSLLCDDAQSTCTELPKGPGSEDGGKSPDLMFGSFEITNSTSYLTDLQLDDIFEDIDTSMYDPSDFSVLACPPPRGSSGASLGNDYNLKAFSTCTTSSSTLQMCLNDLDHIMEILVRS encoded by the coding sequence ATGGTGGGCCGTGGGGTGAAACGTAAGCTTAGTGACTGTGAGGATCAGATGCTGGACCTGCCCTACCCCCAGCAGAGGCAGCTGGTGCTGGACCTGTGCCTGGATAAACTCCAGAGTTGCCAGCGCCGAGCTGAACCCAGCCTGCACCGCTCGGTGTTGCTGGCTAACACTCTGCGCCAGATTCAACGGGAGATGAGGCAGGAGGGAGGCCCGCATCCTGAGTCCTCCCCTCCAGCCCCCGCCACACCGCGCCACTCCCCGGATCTGCCGCCCGTGCCCTCGGACCGTCCCTCCACCCCAGTGGCCGCGCTCTCATCCTCACTGCTGTGTGACGACGCACAGTCAACCTGCACAGAGCTCCCCAAGGGACCGGGGTCGGAGGACGGCGGCAAGTCGCCGGATCTGATGTTTGGATCCTTTGAAATAACCAACTCCACCAGCTACTTGACGGACCTGCAGCTGGATGACATTTTTGAGGACATTGATACATCTATGTACGACCCGTCAGACTTCTCTGTTCTGGCCTGCCCGCCTCCCAGAGGGAGCAGCGGAGCCTCCTTGGGGAATGACTATAACCTCAAGGCATTCTCCACCTGCACCACCTCCAGCAGCACTCTGCAGATGTGTCTCAACGACCTCGACCACATCATGGAGATCCTGGTGCGCTCTTGA